A section of the Bacillus sp. HSf4 genome encodes:
- a CDS encoding glucose-6-phosphate isomerase has product MTHVRFDYSRALPFFKEKELTYLRDFVKVAHHSIHEKTGAGSDFLGWVDLPSNYDKEEFARIQTSAEKIKNDSDVLLVVGIGGSYLGARAAIEMLNHSFYNTLPKEKRKTPQVIFIGNNISSSYMKDVMDLLEDADFSINVISKSGTTTEPAIAFRIFRKLLEEKYGKEEAKRRIYATTDKERGALKTLANEEGFESFIIPDDVGGRYSVLTAVGLLPIAVSGVDIDDMMKGAQDASKDFSVSELEDNPAYQYAVVRNVLYNKGKTIEMLINYEPGLQYFAEWWKQLFGESEGKDEKGIYPSSANFSTDLHSLGQYVQEGRRDMFETVLNVEKPRHELTIEEADNDLDGLNYLAGKTVDFVNKKAFQGTMLAHTDGNVPNLIVNVPEMNAYTFGYLVYFFEKACAMSGYLLGVNPFDQPGVEAYKVNMFALLGKPGFEEKKAELEKRLNQ; this is encoded by the coding sequence ATGACGCATGTCCGTTTTGATTACTCAAGAGCATTGCCGTTTTTTAAAGAAAAAGAGCTTACATATCTGCGTGATTTCGTAAAGGTTGCCCATCACTCGATTCATGAAAAAACCGGTGCCGGCAGCGACTTTTTAGGCTGGGTGGATCTTCCGTCCAACTATGACAAAGAAGAATTTGCCCGCATTCAAACAAGCGCCGAAAAAATTAAAAACGACTCTGACGTCCTTCTTGTCGTAGGAATCGGCGGTTCTTATCTCGGCGCGAGAGCAGCGATTGAAATGCTGAATCATTCATTCTACAACACCCTGCCGAAAGAAAAACGGAAAACGCCTCAAGTCATTTTTATTGGCAACAATATCAGCTCTTCCTATATGAAAGATGTCATGGACCTTCTCGAAGACGCCGATTTTTCAATCAACGTCATTTCCAAATCAGGAACAACGACTGAACCGGCGATCGCCTTCCGGATTTTCCGCAAGCTTCTGGAAGAGAAATACGGAAAAGAAGAAGCGAAACGCCGCATTTATGCGACAACAGATAAAGAGCGCGGCGCACTAAAAACGCTGGCCAATGAAGAAGGCTTTGAATCATTTATCATTCCTGACGATGTCGGCGGACGATACTCTGTTCTGACTGCGGTTGGGCTGCTTCCGATTGCCGTCAGCGGTGTTGATATCGATGACATGATGAAAGGCGCTCAAGATGCAAGCAAAGATTTTTCCGTATCAGAGCTAGAGGATAACCCGGCTTACCAATACGCGGTTGTCAGAAACGTTCTTTATAATAAAGGAAAAACAATCGAAATGCTGATCAACTACGAGCCTGGCCTTCAGTACTTTGCGGAATGGTGGAAGCAGCTGTTCGGCGAAAGCGAAGGAAAAGACGAAAAAGGGATTTACCCTTCTTCCGCCAATTTCTCTACCGATCTTCACTCACTTGGACAATATGTTCAAGAAGGAAGAAGAGATATGTTTGAAACCGTCTTGAATGTTGAAAAGCCAAGACATGAACTGACGATCGAAGAAGCGGACAATGACCTTGACGGCCTGAACTATTTAGCGGGCAAAACCGTCGATTTCGTCAATAAAAAAGCGTTCCAAGGCACGATGCTCGCACATACGGACGGAAATGTGCCGAACCTGATCGTGAACGTACCGGAAATGAACGCCTATACGTTTGGCTACCTTGTATACTTCTTTGAAAAAGCCTGCGCGATGAGCGGATATCTGCTCGGTGTCAACCCGTTTGACCAGCCTGGGGTTGAAGCTTACAAAGTGAACATGTTCGCCCTTCTCGGCAAACCGGGATTTGAAGAGAAAAAAGCGGAGCTTGAAAAACGCTTGAATCAATAA
- a CDS encoding alpha/beta hydrolase, whose product MQLSKPTTQHIHGVNIYYEHYENPGRTTLILIHGFLSSSFCYRKLIPLLKNEFNIITLDLPPFGQSEKSQTFVYTYQNMARVVIGLIERLKITEAVLVGHSMGGQISLYAVKERPELFKKVVLLCSSGYLTRAPRRLIFGSHIPYFHLYIKRWLSKQGVLKNLMNVVYDKSLIDQDMIDGYLKPFLDDQIFRALARLIRHREGDLAPDELKQIETPSLLIWGEEDRVVPVQIGKRLHQDLPNSSFYSLKHTGHLVPEENPDFVSDKIANFVIT is encoded by the coding sequence ATGCAGTTATCGAAACCTACCACACAGCACATTCATGGGGTTAATATCTATTATGAACATTATGAAAATCCCGGCAGGACAACGCTGATTTTAATTCACGGCTTTCTTTCCTCTTCGTTCTGCTACAGAAAGCTCATTCCTCTTTTGAAGAATGAGTTTAATATCATCACTCTTGATCTGCCCCCTTTTGGACAATCGGAAAAATCGCAGACCTTTGTTTATACGTACCAAAACATGGCCAGAGTGGTGATCGGGCTGATCGAACGGCTGAAGATCACAGAAGCGGTCTTGGTCGGGCATTCAATGGGCGGACAGATTTCCCTTTATGCCGTAAAGGAGCGGCCCGAGCTGTTTAAAAAGGTCGTGCTGCTCTGCAGCTCAGGATATTTAACACGGGCGCCGCGGCGGCTCATTTTCGGGAGCCACATCCCCTATTTCCACTTGTATATCAAACGCTGGCTCTCCAAACAAGGCGTGCTCAAAAACCTGATGAATGTCGTTTATGACAAATCCCTGATCGATCAGGACATGATTGACGGCTATTTGAAGCCATTTCTCGACGATCAGATTTTCAGAGCGCTCGCACGCCTGATCAGACATCGGGAGGGCGATTTAGCGCCCGACGAATTAAAACAAATCGAAACGCCGTCCCTTTTGATCTGGGGGGAAGAGGACCGGGTCGTGCCCGTTCAGATCGGAAAAAGGCTTCATCAGGACTTGCCCAATTCCTCTTTTTATTCTTTAAAACACACCGGGCATCTCGTTCCCGAGGAAAATCCGGATTTTGTTTCAGACAAAATCGCTAATTTTGTCATCACATAA
- a CDS encoding DUF378 domain-containing protein, translating into MSVLQRIALVLTIIGAINWGLIGFFQFDLVAAIFGGPGSAISRTVYALVGIAGLINLGLLFKPQEETAGEDAKQPEMR; encoded by the coding sequence ATGAGTGTGCTTCAGCGTATTGCATTGGTATTGACGATTATCGGAGCAATCAATTGGGGACTGATAGGATTTTTTCAATTTGACTTGGTTGCAGCCATTTTCGGCGGACCCGGTTCTGCCATATCTCGTACGGTTTATGCGCTTGTCGGGATTGCCGGTTTGATCAATCTCGGCCTTTTATTTAAACCGCAAGAAGAAACCGCCGGGGAAGACGCGAAACAGCCGGAAATGCGGTAG
- a CDS encoding VOC family protein produces the protein MNVKVCMVSIKVTDMKEAKSFYCEKLNFKLEKEYGENIIELNVDGFPIILEKASKPNTLEYGEHSQVVLGLQTDDIKKDMNHLKQNGVHVLYEEPQTCPPGHYTVIVDPFDNKIELLEVSKSMANM, from the coding sequence GTGAATGTTAAGGTTTGCATGGTATCCATTAAAGTAACGGATATGAAAGAAGCGAAGAGTTTTTATTGTGAAAAATTGAATTTTAAATTGGAAAAAGAGTATGGGGAAAATATCATTGAATTAAATGTCGACGGTTTTCCAATTATTCTTGAGAAAGCTTCGAAACCGAACACCTTAGAGTATGGAGAACATTCACAAGTCGTACTTGGTTTACAGACCGATGATATAAAGAAGGACATGAATCACCTGAAACAAAACGGTGTACACGTTTTGTACGAAGAACCGCAAACATGTCCTCCGGGTCATTATACGGTCATTGTCGACCCGTTCGATAATAAAATTGAGCTGCTTGAAGTTTCTAAATCAATGGCGAACATGTAA
- a CDS encoding DUF1871 family protein: MKESQAAAQIVQMIKEWDPFSAGADFYETEAAEIVQAVYTEDDRNRLGKAIQAVFEVSFDETLPLEECIKMADRLLVLKDSSSC; the protein is encoded by the coding sequence ATGAAAGAAAGTCAGGCAGCAGCTCAAATTGTACAGATGATCAAAGAATGGGACCCTTTCTCCGCCGGGGCTGATTTTTACGAAACAGAAGCGGCGGAAATCGTTCAGGCCGTCTACACCGAGGACGATAGAAACCGGCTCGGCAAGGCGATTCAAGCCGTTTTTGAAGTGTCATTTGACGAGACACTGCCATTGGAGGAATGCATAAAAATGGCAGATCGGCTCCTTGTACTGAAAGACAGCAGTTCCTGCTAA
- the yugI gene encoding S1 domain-containing post-transcriptional regulator GSP13, whose protein sequence is MTAKFEVGSVYTGKVTGLQAYGAFVALDEETQGLVHISEVTHGFVKDINEHLAIGDEVQVKVLSVDEEKGKISLSIRATQAAPERKESKPRRQKAVQTEDAAAPQGFNTLKDKLEEWIEQSNRKDLIKK, encoded by the coding sequence ATGACAGCAAAATTTGAAGTGGGCAGTGTTTACACTGGTAAAGTGACTGGATTACAGGCGTATGGAGCGTTTGTTGCCCTAGATGAAGAAACACAGGGACTTGTGCATATTTCTGAAGTGACACACGGTTTCGTTAAAGATATCAACGAGCACTTGGCCATCGGTGATGAAGTGCAGGTTAAAGTTCTTTCTGTCGATGAGGAAAAAGGCAAAATCAGCCTATCCATTCGTGCTACACAGGCAGCTCCTGAACGAAAAGAAAGCAAGCCTAGAAGACAAAAGGCTGTCCAAACTGAAGATGCGGCTGCTCCGCAAGGCTTCAATACGCTAAAAGACAAGCTTGAAGAGTGGATTGAGCAGTCTAACAGAAAAGATTTAATCAAAAAGTAA
- a CDS encoding aminotransferase: MRSSYISKAAQQIKPSGIRKFFDLASTMEGVISLGVGEPDFVTAWNVREASILSLEQGYTSYTANAGLLSLRKEISAYLNKRFQLDYSPESELIVTVGASQALDIAVRAILDPGEEVLIPEPCFVAYEALVSLAGGRAVHIHTNAERGFKAKAEDFEAAVTERTKAIILCTPSNPTGSVYSKEELNDIAAFAKKHDLIVIADEIYAELTYDEPYTSFAEISGMKERTILISGFSKGFAMTGWRLGYVAAPAFLREPMLKIHQYSMMCAPSMAQFAAEEALKNGLNDVEKMRKSYRRRRNVFVDSLNEIGLDCHQPGGAFYAFPSIKKTGMSSEAFAEALLMKEKVAVVPGNVFGPSGEGYIRCSYASSLEQLQEALVRMKRFVGSL, from the coding sequence ATGAGATCGAGTTATATATCCAAAGCAGCACAGCAAATCAAGCCGTCCGGCATCCGCAAGTTTTTCGATCTCGCATCAACGATGGAAGGCGTCATTTCCTTAGGCGTCGGAGAGCCCGACTTTGTGACGGCGTGGAATGTCAGGGAAGCGAGCATCCTTTCCCTTGAACAGGGTTATACATCCTATACGGCAAACGCCGGTCTCCTTTCCTTGAGGAAAGAGATCAGCGCTTATTTGAATAAACGCTTTCAGCTTGACTATTCGCCGGAGAGCGAGCTGATCGTGACCGTCGGGGCAAGCCAAGCCCTCGACATCGCGGTAAGGGCGATTCTCGATCCGGGAGAAGAAGTGCTGATTCCCGAACCGTGTTTTGTCGCCTATGAAGCGCTTGTCTCCCTGGCAGGCGGAAGAGCCGTCCACATCCATACGAATGCTGAACGGGGATTTAAAGCGAAGGCCGAAGACTTTGAAGCGGCCGTCACGGAACGGACAAAAGCGATCATTCTTTGCACGCCGTCCAATCCGACCGGTTCTGTGTATTCAAAAGAAGAGCTAAACGACATTGCGGCATTTGCGAAAAAGCATGACCTGATTGTCATTGCGGATGAAATCTATGCCGAGCTTACATATGATGAACCATATACCAGCTTTGCGGAAATCAGCGGGATGAAAGAGCGGACGATTTTGATATCCGGTTTTTCAAAGGGCTTCGCCATGACGGGATGGCGCCTCGGCTATGTCGCGGCTCCGGCTTTTTTACGGGAGCCGATGCTGAAAATCCATCAATATTCCATGATGTGTGCTCCGAGCATGGCTCAATTCGCCGCAGAGGAAGCGCTTAAAAACGGGCTCAACGATGTCGAAAAGATGAGAAAAAGCTATCGGCGCAGGCGAAATGTGTTTGTCGACAGCCTCAATGAGATCGGACTTGACTGCCATCAGCCGGGCGGCGCTTTTTACGCGTTTCCGTCGATCAAAAAAACCGGTATGAGCTCTGAAGCGTTTGCAGAAGCGCTGCTCATGAAAGAAAAAGTCGCCGTCGTTCCGGGCAATGTCTTTGGGCCGAGCGGAGAAGGCTATATCAGGTGCTCCTATGCGTCCTCGCTTGAACAGCTTCAGGAGGCGCTTGTCAGGATGAAGCGGTTCGTCGGCAGCTTGTAA
- a CDS encoding GNAT family N-acetyltransferase → MRDYFLQSKRIGFSLWSKEDMDLANVLWGDPDVTAYISSRGRLEAEEVKNRLQQEIEQYQTDGVQYFPIFAIDNHAFIGCCGLRPYNLDERVYEIGFHLVRSMWHKGYASEAAKSMIDYAYTKVNASKLFAGHHPENQASRKLLNKLGFRYTHDEFYPPTGLHHPSYILHKT, encoded by the coding sequence ATGAGGGACTATTTTCTGCAATCGAAACGGATTGGGTTTTCGCTATGGTCAAAAGAGGATATGGATTTAGCAAACGTATTGTGGGGAGATCCGGATGTAACAGCATATATATCCAGCCGCGGCAGGCTTGAAGCTGAAGAGGTAAAAAACCGTTTACAGCAAGAAATCGAACAATATCAAACGGACGGTGTTCAATATTTTCCGATTTTCGCCATAGACAATCATGCCTTTATCGGATGTTGCGGACTCCGTCCATACAACCTTGATGAGCGGGTTTATGAAATCGGATTTCATCTCGTGCGTTCGATGTGGCATAAAGGCTATGCTAGTGAAGCTGCCAAATCCATGATTGATTATGCTTATACAAAAGTAAACGCAAGCAAGCTGTTTGCCGGCCACCATCCTGAAAACCAGGCTTCACGAAAGCTCTTGAACAAGCTCGGCTTCCGTTATACACATGACGAATTTTATCCGCCAACAGGCCTTCACCACCCGTCCTACATATTGCACAAAACGTAA
- a CDS encoding iron-containing alcohol dehydrogenase translates to MDQFTYWNPTKLIFGRGEVEKLPEEIKPYGSNILLVYGGGSIKRNGLYDQVVSILEKAGANVHELAGVEPNPRVATVNKGAAICKENDIDFLLAVGGGSVIDCTKAIAAGAKYDGDAWDIVTKKHIPTEALPFGTVLTLAATGSEMNSGSVITNWETNEKYGWGSPLVFPKFSILDPVNTFTVPKDHTIYGMVDMMSHVFEQYFHHVENTPYQDRMCESLLRTVIETAPKLIDDLENYELRETILFTGTIALNGMLSMGARGDWATHNIEHAVSAVYDIPHAGGLAILFPNWMKHTLSENVGRFKQLAVRVFDVDETGKTDREVALAGIEKLSEFWTSLGAPSRLSDYDITDEKLDLIADKAMANGEFGRFKTLNKADVLSILKASL, encoded by the coding sequence ATGGATCAATTTACATATTGGAATCCGACCAAACTGATTTTCGGACGCGGAGAAGTGGAAAAGCTTCCAGAAGAAATTAAACCATACGGCTCCAACATTTTGCTCGTTTACGGCGGAGGCAGCATTAAGCGAAACGGTTTATACGATCAAGTCGTCTCGATCCTCGAAAAAGCGGGTGCAAATGTTCATGAACTGGCCGGTGTTGAACCGAATCCGCGCGTCGCTACAGTCAATAAAGGCGCGGCGATCTGCAAGGAGAATGATATTGATTTTCTTCTGGCGGTTGGAGGCGGAAGTGTCATCGACTGTACGAAAGCGATTGCGGCGGGCGCTAAATATGATGGTGACGCCTGGGATATCGTTACAAAAAAACACATTCCGACTGAAGCGCTCCCGTTTGGAACGGTACTCACATTAGCGGCGACCGGATCTGAAATGAATTCAGGGTCTGTGATTACCAATTGGGAAACTAATGAAAAATACGGATGGGGGAGCCCGCTTGTATTCCCTAAGTTCTCAATCCTAGATCCGGTCAACACGTTTACGGTACCTAAAGATCATACGATTTACGGCATGGTCGATATGATGTCCCATGTGTTTGAACAATATTTTCATCATGTCGAAAATACCCCTTATCAGGACCGGATGTGTGAAAGCCTGTTAAGAACGGTGATTGAAACCGCTCCTAAGCTCATTGACGACCTTGAAAATTATGAACTGCGCGAAACGATTCTCTTCACGGGTACGATTGCCTTAAACGGCATGCTGTCAATGGGAGCCCGCGGCGACTGGGCGACACACAACATCGAGCACGCCGTCAGCGCCGTTTACGATATTCCTCATGCCGGAGGACTTGCCATTCTCTTCCCGAACTGGATGAAGCACACGCTTTCTGAAAATGTCGGCCGCTTTAAACAGCTTGCCGTCCGTGTGTTTGACGTTGATGAAACAGGCAAAACAGATCGTGAAGTGGCTCTGGCGGGTATTGAAAAGCTTTCAGAATTCTGGACGAGTCTTGGAGCGCCGAGCCGCCTCAGCGATTATGATATCACGGATGAAAAGCTTGATCTCATTGCCGACAAAGCGATGGCCAACGGAGAATTCGGCCGTTTTAAAACGTTGAATAAAGCGGATGTTCTGTCCATCCTGAAAGCTTCGCTGTAA
- a CDS encoding Lrp/AsnC family transcriptional regulator, which produces MKLTEKETEVLEILEENSRLEPETIAKMANISQEETKAIIEKLEKEKVIIDYSAMIDWRKVDGHEGVTAMIDVKVTPKRGVGFDEVAERIYRFDEVESVYLMSGVYDLSVVIRGKTMSDISHFVSEKLSTLDSVVSTTTHFILKKYKHDGKVFDSGDDDKRIVVSP; this is translated from the coding sequence ATGAAGCTTACTGAAAAAGAAACCGAAGTATTGGAAATTTTAGAGGAAAACAGCCGCCTCGAACCTGAAACGATCGCGAAAATGGCGAATATCTCTCAGGAAGAAACGAAAGCGATTATTGAAAAGCTGGAAAAAGAGAAGGTCATTATCGATTATTCGGCAATGATCGATTGGCGCAAAGTCGACGGCCATGAAGGCGTAACGGCGATGATCGATGTCAAGGTGACACCGAAGCGCGGCGTCGGGTTTGATGAAGTGGCCGAACGGATTTACAGGTTTGATGAAGTTGAATCCGTTTACTTAATGTCAGGAGTTTATGATCTGTCAGTTGTCATTCGCGGCAAAACGATGTCTGATATTTCGCACTTCGTATCAGAAAAATTATCGACGCTTGATTCCGTCGTATCGACAACCACCCACTTTATTTTGAAGAAATACAAGCACGACGGGAAAGTTTTTGACTCCGGTGATGATGACAAAAGAATCGTGGTGTCTCCGTAA
- a CDS encoding YugN-like family protein, with protein MINIPSELENRSFSLYHLEQTLKPLGYVISGGWEYDHGFFDYKMDDQDGYLFLRVPFEAEDGQLDSQNATVKLGKPFLLRHVYQEALDDHVIQGNFRASFDQFAEPKEKDADIASVYEDLGRSYVKELEQALLS; from the coding sequence ATGATAAACATACCATCTGAATTGGAAAATCGTTCTTTCTCGCTCTATCACCTTGAACAAACGCTAAAACCGCTCGGATATGTGATCAGCGGGGGATGGGAGTACGACCACGGCTTTTTTGACTATAAGATGGATGATCAAGACGGATATTTGTTTTTGCGGGTGCCGTTTGAGGCGGAAGACGGACAGCTTGATTCGCAAAACGCGACAGTCAAATTGGGCAAGCCGTTTTTGCTGCGCCATGTTTATCAGGAGGCGCTCGATGATCACGTCATTCAGGGGAATTTTCGTGCCTCCTTTGACCAATTTGCAGAGCCAAAGGAAAAAGATGCCGATATCGCAAGTGTCTATGAAGATCTGGGCCGTTCTTATGTAAAAGAACTCGAACAGGCGCTGTTGTCTTAA
- a CDS encoding YetF domain-containing protein has protein sequence MLFVLKTLLLILTGIILLRISGRKSISQMTIATTVVMISIGTIIVQPIIEDSVFKTVTAASIFIIVLLLIEYLKMKFDFFETLIAGKAVVLIENGELQTDNLKKHRLTVDQLEMRLRTQGISKLSDVKNATLESNGQIGYELTDDAKPFTVGEYKKFLQMQNNALQPEGTLFNEITEGHLNKPDKELR, from the coding sequence ATGCTTTTTGTTCTGAAAACACTTCTTCTTATTTTAACGGGGATTATCCTGCTGCGAATTTCCGGAAGAAAATCGATATCGCAAATGACAATAGCGACAACCGTCGTCATGATTTCCATCGGAACGATCATCGTTCAGCCAATCATCGAAGACAGCGTCTTCAAAACGGTGACAGCCGCATCAATTTTTATCATCGTTCTCTTGTTGATCGAGTATTTAAAAATGAAATTTGACTTTTTTGAAACCCTTATAGCGGGAAAAGCGGTTGTCCTGATCGAAAATGGGGAATTGCAAACAGACAACCTCAAAAAACACCGACTGACCGTCGACCAGCTGGAAATGAGGCTGAGAACCCAGGGAATTTCAAAATTATCTGATGTCAAAAACGCAACCCTGGAGTCTAATGGCCAGATCGGCTATGAATTAACTGATGATGCAAAGCCTTTTACCGTCGGGGAGTATAAAAAATTTCTGCAAATGCAAAACAATGCACTGCAGCCGGAGGGTACGCTCTTTAACGAAATTACAGAAGGCCATTTGAACAAGCCTGACAAAGAATTGCGGTAG
- a CDS encoding protein mistic — translation MKVTDQEKEQLSTAIDKMNEGLDAFILLYNESEKDEPLIEYEDETADIIKKAIEHHGKESINQKLNAIIKEILSFSLLQDGEKT, via the coding sequence GTGAAAGTTACAGACCAAGAAAAAGAACAGCTGAGCACAGCGATTGATAAAATGAATGAAGGGCTTGATGCATTCATTCTCCTTTACAACGAATCGGAAAAAGACGAGCCGCTGATCGAGTATGAAGATGAAACCGCGGACATTATCAAAAAAGCGATTGAACACCATGGAAAAGAAAGCATCAATCAAAAATTAAACGCGATCATAAAAGAAATTTTATCGTTTTCCCTTTTGCAGGATGGTGAAAAAACGTGA
- a CDS encoding MalY/PatB family protein: protein MDFNTEHNRRGTQSVKWDLTQELFGVNDALPMWVADMDFRAPEAVIDALQERLEHGVFGYTSAGAKTKEAVVSWLNSRHGWETEPSFITFSPGIVTAIATAVQAFTEPGDKVVVQPPVYTPFFDMVTKNGRSVLHNPLIEQDGRYEIDFADLEKSLSEPDVKLFILCSPHNPSGRSWTKQELTKLGELCLAHGVTVISDEIHSDLMLYGRKHTPFASISREFAELSITCIAPSKTFNLAGLQASAIIIPDRAKRAAFTQVMQRQGLSSLNAFAVSAIEAAYSKGEPWLDRLIPYIEHNMEEVSRFLQQELPEVRMMKPDASYLAWLDCRALELSDQELKRRLLHKGKLILESGPKYGPGGEGFVRMNVGCSLSVVKDGLSRLKTAFS, encoded by the coding sequence ATGGATTTTAATACAGAACATAACAGACGCGGAACGCAGTCTGTGAAATGGGATTTAACACAAGAATTATTCGGCGTCAATGACGCGCTGCCGATGTGGGTGGCGGATATGGACTTCCGCGCGCCTGAAGCGGTTATTGATGCTCTTCAAGAGCGCCTGGAGCACGGGGTTTTCGGCTATACGTCGGCAGGCGCAAAAACGAAGGAAGCTGTCGTCAGCTGGCTCAACAGCCGCCACGGCTGGGAGACTGAACCGTCGTTTATTACGTTCAGCCCCGGCATCGTTACAGCGATTGCCACCGCTGTCCAGGCATTCACTGAACCGGGTGACAAAGTCGTCGTTCAGCCGCCTGTTTACACCCCGTTCTTTGACATGGTGACGAAAAACGGACGGTCTGTATTACATAACCCTTTAATCGAACAAGACGGACGCTATGAGATCGATTTTGCCGATCTTGAAAAAAGCTTGAGCGAACCAGATGTGAAGCTTTTCATTCTTTGCAGTCCGCATAATCCTTCCGGCCGCTCCTGGACGAAACAAGAACTGACAAAGCTTGGCGAGCTCTGCCTTGCCCATGGGGTGACGGTCATTTCTGACGAAATTCATTCCGATTTGATGCTGTATGGGCGCAAACATACCCCGTTTGCCTCGATTTCCCGGGAATTCGCAGAGCTTTCGATCACATGCATCGCTCCGAGCAAGACATTTAATTTGGCCGGACTGCAGGCCTCGGCCATCATCATTCCCGACCGGGCGAAAAGGGCGGCTTTCACACAGGTGATGCAGCGCCAAGGGCTGTCATCGCTAAACGCATTTGCGGTCTCAGCCATTGAAGCCGCATATTCAAAAGGCGAACCTTGGCTGGACCGATTAATCCCCTATATCGAACATAATATGGAGGAAGTGAGCCGCTTTTTGCAGCAGGAGCTGCCTGAGGTGCGGATGATGAAGCCGGATGCCTCATATTTAGCATGGCTGGACTGCAGAGCCCTCGAACTGTCAGATCAGGAATTGAAGCGCAGGCTCCTTCATAAAGGAAAGCTGATTCTTGAATCCGGACCGAAGTACGGCCCGGGTGGAGAAGGGTTTGTCAGAATGAATGTCGGATGTTCACTGTCCGTGGTAAAGGACGGACTGAGCCGCTTAAAAACGGCTTTTTCATAA
- a CDS encoding potassium channel family protein: MKSNRIFIAWLRWPMYVRVSIIILLLIIIFGELITIVEPDQFSNVFDGIWWSLITVSTVGYGDAVPKTAAGKLVSMVLILLGAAFVTAYFATMATAAFNRQQRYAEGKVNYKGKGHIVLVGWNEKSNKLIRSLQANNPGKTIVLIDETLKEGPLMEDVHFISGHAADDATLTSANIEEAGIVLITADQHKNEAAADTQTILTLVAVKGLNPSVYCIAEILTEKQKKNAERAGASQIISTAELLKTAMLQHFLIKSQLPGPVFEEADIHLKVHAFPVPASLQGKTFQDAIHHFLNDDILLVGIQQKDGPALSPSFSYKLEPTDQLLAL, translated from the coding sequence GTGAAATCAAACCGTATTTTTATCGCATGGCTTAGATGGCCGATGTATGTTCGGGTTTCTATCATCATCCTTTTATTGATCATTATTTTTGGAGAACTGATCACAATCGTTGAACCTGATCAATTTTCAAATGTCTTTGACGGGATTTGGTGGTCGCTCATTACCGTCTCGACCGTCGGATACGGCGATGCGGTGCCGAAGACGGCCGCTGGAAAACTTGTCAGCATGGTGCTCATTTTATTAGGCGCCGCTTTTGTGACGGCCTATTTTGCAACGATGGCGACAGCGGCTTTCAATAGGCAGCAGCGCTATGCAGAAGGCAAGGTGAATTACAAAGGAAAGGGGCATATCGTTCTGGTCGGCTGGAACGAAAAATCCAATAAACTGATTCGCTCTCTGCAAGCCAACAATCCCGGCAAAACGATCGTGCTGATTGATGAAACATTAAAGGAAGGCCCGCTGATGGAGGACGTTCACTTCATCAGCGGACATGCCGCAGACGATGCCACATTAACAAGTGCCAATATCGAAGAGGCCGGCATTGTTTTGATAACCGCTGATCAGCATAAAAACGAAGCGGCCGCAGATACGCAGACCATCTTAACATTAGTGGCTGTCAAAGGGCTGAACCCTTCCGTTTATTGCATCGCCGAAATCCTGACGGAAAAACAAAAAAAGAATGCCGAGCGGGCCGGAGCAAGTCAAATTATCAGTACGGCTGAGTTATTAAAAACCGCGATGCTGCAGCATTTTCTCATTAAAAGCCAGCTTCCTGGTCCGGTTTTCGAAGAAGCCGACATTCATTTAAAAGTCCATGCCTTTCCTGTTCCGGCATCTTTGCAAGGAAAAACGTTCCAAGATGCGATCCATCACTTTTTGAATGACGATATTTTGCTTGTCGGTATTCAGCAAAAAGACGGACCGGCTTTATCGCCTTCCTTTTCGTACAAACTCGAGCCGACTGATCAGTTGCTGGCGCTTTAA